One window of Hypanus sabinus isolate sHypSab1 chromosome 10, sHypSab1.hap1, whole genome shotgun sequence genomic DNA carries:
- the LOC132400422 gene encoding repulsive guidance molecule A-like codes for MKSSSLTSQQPQLTVLRVMLVYQFCNAVMSQCRILRCNSQFVSATSRLEASLNEDYCIALRSYSRCTQRTAWFCRGDLAYHSAVQGIEDLMIQHNCSKEGEVTLPRRREPAENQENPHLPDTCTYEKSFFFKQRQKPTYLFCGIFGNLHIRTFHNDFQTCRVQGAWPVIDNNYLSLQLTNAPISSHHNISAISKVTAIFKNSKECIDQKVYQAEIGNVPAAFVDGSVNGGDRNGANSLVIKRKLKASHVEIQASYIGTTLIVRQVGQQLSFAILMPEEVASSHTEEQDLQLCLSGCPLTERLPWSSLLHNAQRAKAKCKEGLPVEDAYFECCVFDILVTGNPNISIAAFKAVEDAKALYPDKELLHVFRNCVPGRTITDHLLPFASVLWMLFCSKNIFFQILGF; via the exons ATGAAATCCAGCTCCCTTACTTCACAGCAGCCGCAACTTACTGTGCTGAGAGTCATGCTGGTTTACCAGTTCTGTAATGCGG TGATGTCACAGTGCAGGATTCTCAGATGCAATTCTCAGTTTGTTTCTGCTACGTCCCGTCTCGAAGCTTCTTTGAATGAAGACTACTGCATTGCCTTACGATCTTACTCACGCTGTACCCAACGAACTGCTTGGTTCTGCCGCGGGGACCTGGCCTACCACTCTGCTGTGCAAGGAATTGAGGATTTAATGATCCAGCATAACTGTTCCAAAGAGGGAGAAGTCACATTGCCACGGCGACGGGAGCCGGCAGAGAACCAGGAAAATCCACACCTGCCGGACACTTGCACGTACGAGAAGAGTTTCTTCTTCAAGCAGCGCCAAAAGCCAACCTACCTCTTCTGTGGCATCTTTGGGAACCTCCACATCCGCACATTTCACAATGATTTTCAGACATGCCGAGTTCAGGGAGCATGGCCAGTGATTGACAACAATTACTTATCTCTGCAATTGACTAATGCACCAATCTCATCACATCATAACATATCAGCAATCAGTAAG GTCACAGCTATTTTTAAGAACTCCAAGGAATGCATAGACCAGAAAGTGTATCAAGCTGAAATTGGTAATGTTCCTGCTGCGTTTGTTGATGGCTCTGTAAATGGTGGTGATAGAAATGGGGCGAACAGTCTGGTTATCAAAAGAAAGTTAAAGGCCAGCCACGTGGAGATCCAGGCAAGTTACATTGGCACAACTCTGATCGTGCGGCAGGTGGGACAACAGCTGAGCTTTGCCATCCtcatgccagaggaagtggccaGTTCACACACAGAGGAGCAGGACCTGCAGCTTTGCTTATCAGGATGTCCGCTAACAGAGAGGCTTCCCTGGAGCTCCCTCCTCCACAATGCACAAAGGGCCAAAGCCAAGTGCAAGGAGGGTCTCCCAGTCGAAGACGCCTATTTCGAGTGTTGTGTCTTTGATATCCTGGTGACTGGTAATCCTAATATTTCAATAGCAGCATTCAAGGCTGTGGAAGACGCAAAAGCTTTATACCCAGATAAGGAGCTGCTTCATGTTTTCAGGAACTGTGTGCCTGGTAGGACAATCACTGACCACCTTCTACCGTTTGCTTCTGTGCTGTGGATGCTCTTCTGCAGCAAGAACATTTTCTTCCAGATCCTGGGTTTTTAA